In Desulfofundulus kuznetsovii DSM 6115, the following are encoded in one genomic region:
- a CDS encoding CBS domain-containing protein: MPALVQSAGDVLARSFKREKTVEELMVSLEACRTIPADSSLKDALCLMKKVALQSRAGAIPPLVVLEARVPIGLLKADHLLAQAHLPFPQKESYAGWSISFPAEEPPSYKGLFTSRVQEMANRKVREAMHPFPATLRPRDPLSRAAYLLSHSGFEILPVEEKNRVVGLLRDKELFLELSRIVTGG; this comes from the coding sequence ATGCCTGCGTTGGTACAATCCGCCGGCGATGTCCTGGCCAGGTCATTTAAACGGGAAAAAACCGTGGAAGAGTTAATGGTTTCCCTGGAAGCCTGCCGGACTATTCCCGCGGATAGCAGTCTAAAGGATGCCCTGTGTTTGATGAAAAAGGTTGCCCTGCAATCACGGGCGGGGGCTATTCCACCCCTCGTAGTGCTTGAGGCCAGAGTTCCCATTGGGCTATTAAAAGCTGACCACCTGCTGGCCCAGGCCCATTTACCCTTCCCCCAGAAAGAGTCCTATGCCGGATGGTCAATTTCCTTCCCCGCAGAAGAACCCCCTTCTTATAAGGGCCTTTTTACCTCACGCGTCCAGGAAATGGCCAATAGAAAAGTGCGGGAAGCCATGCATCCCTTTCCAGCAACGTTGCGGCCCCGGGATCCCTTGAGCCGGGCGGCCTATCTCTTATCTCACAGCGGTTTTGAAATCCTGCCGGTGGAGGAAAAGAACCGGGTGGTGGGTCTTTTGCGCGACAAGGAGCTGTTTCTTGAACTGAGCAGAATTGTTACCGGCGGATGA
- a CDS encoding anti-sigma factor domain-containing protein, with translation MITGIVVEIKAKTCIILTPDAQFREIPLPAGGVRLGEEICYIHRKRPVFWQSLMAAACLLILLGAGLLYHDWLSQAVAFVSMDINPSVEMALDRREYVCEARGLNTAGEILLSRAAVLGRPVEEAIATILTRAVQSNYLLPSQNNVVLTTITTKNGREPALQPGEIYQTIVKSLQSTGVPAEVVVETATPEIRRQARKLGLSTGRYLIHVEGSKKGLDIGLEELKREGIASLEKKKGIVIGEVLGKHGYTGWVDLPKPVSQPGPEARSNHPPSGSVNNKGLERVSITEDKAPRVHPGASTPAQKSQEHNGIKELNINKEVNKNEEPEGKGLHDNDNQELRDNKDLPGTTDREQDFRIKELKDNKDKKNNQNSDHNKAALPDSRRKW, from the coding sequence ATGATTACCGGCATCGTCGTGGAGATTAAGGCCAAAACATGCATCATTCTCACGCCGGATGCGCAGTTCCGGGAAATTCCCCTGCCCGCTGGCGGAGTGCGTCTGGGTGAGGAGATCTGCTATATTCACCGCAAGCGCCCTGTTTTCTGGCAGTCTTTGATGGCTGCTGCGTGCCTTTTGATCTTATTAGGAGCAGGTCTTCTTTATCATGATTGGTTGAGCCAGGCAGTGGCTTTTGTCTCCATGGACATCAACCCAAGTGTGGAAATGGCCCTGGACCGGCGGGAATACGTGTGCGAGGCGAGAGGTTTGAATACCGCCGGGGAAATCCTACTATCCCGGGCTGCCGTGCTTGGCCGTCCCGTGGAAGAGGCCATTGCCACCATACTTACCCGGGCGGTTCAGTCCAACTATCTTCTCCCGTCTCAAAACAACGTCGTGCTGACCACCATTACCACGAAAAATGGACGGGAGCCGGCGCTGCAGCCGGGGGAGATATACCAGACCATCGTTAAGTCCCTGCAATCGACGGGAGTGCCGGCCGAGGTGGTGGTGGAAACCGCTACACCGGAGATCCGCCGGCAGGCCCGCAAGCTTGGTCTGTCCACGGGCCGTTATCTAATCCATGTGGAGGGGAGTAAAAAGGGCCTGGATATTGGCCTGGAAGAGTTAAAGCGGGAAGGTATCGCCAGCCTGGAGAAAAAGAAGGGCATAGTGATCGGGGAAGTGCTGGGCAAACATGGCTACACCGGGTGGGTGGATCTGCCCAAACCGGTTTCCCAACCGGGTCCTGAAGCCAGGAGTAATCATCCTCCATCCGGTTCGGTAAATAACAAAGGTCTTGAGCGGGTTTCCATAACGGAGGATAAAGCCCCCCGGGTGCACCCCGGTGCCAGTACCCCGGCACAAAAATCACAGGAACATAATGGCATCAAGGAACTTAACATTAACAAAGAAGTCAATAAGAACGAGGAACCAGAAGGTAAGGGTCTACATGATAATGATAATCAAGAACTTCGTGACAACAAAGACCTTCCCGGCACCACAGATCGTGAACAGGACTTTCGCATTAAAGAGTTAAAAGATAACAAAGATAAAAAGAACAACCAAAACAGTGATCATAATAAAGCTGCATTGCCAGACAGCCGGCGAAAGTGGTAG
- a CDS encoding carbonate dehydratase, whose translation MLQKAPAVGWKPGGFPVVGANAFVHETAVIIGDVVIKDGVAVYPFAVLRADEGFPIIIGEYSNVQDGVIIHCLKGGSVTVGKRCSLAHGAIIHGPCEIGDDTFVGFRAMVMRSRLGSRCFVGHGALIDGVEIPGGRYIPSLAVVTTPEHVASLPEVSPERAEFAREVLLVNRELCGAYLNLHRRGELCPNKPR comes from the coding sequence ATGCTGCAGAAGGCCCCGGCAGTCGGCTGGAAACCCGGGGGGTTCCCCGTGGTGGGTGCCAACGCATTTGTTCATGAAACGGCGGTTATAATTGGAGACGTGGTCATCAAAGATGGGGTTGCCGTATATCCTTTCGCAGTGCTCCGGGCCGATGAAGGATTTCCCATTATCATTGGCGAATACAGCAACGTACAGGACGGTGTGATCATCCACTGTCTTAAAGGCGGCAGCGTAACCGTGGGCAAAAGGTGCAGCCTGGCCCACGGGGCGATCATCCACGGACCGTGCGAAATCGGGGATGATACTTTTGTGGGGTTCAGGGCCATGGTTATGCGGAGCCGCCTGGGGAGCAGGTGTTTTGTCGGCCATGGGGCTCTGATCGATGGTGTGGAAATACCCGGCGGCAGGTATATCCCCAGTCTTGCCGTGGTGACGACACCGGAGCATGTAGCCTCCCTGCCGGAGGTCTCCCCGGAACGGGCGGAATTTGCCAGGGAAGTTCTCCTGGTCAACCGGGAGCTGTGCGGCGCCTACTTAAATCTCCATAGGAGGGGTGAACTTTGTCCGAACAAACCCAGGTAA
- a CDS encoding cation diffusion facilitator family transporter → MDEKVKIARLSVISNTLLTGGKLAVGLAMNSVAVISEALHSGLDLTAALIAYASVRQSSRPADAEHNYGHGKFENVAAIIEALLIVAAGIMIVLQSIPKLLGAREVHHLGLGMAVMGLSAAVNLVISSLLMRTARRTGSPALEADAWHLRTDVYTSAGVFMAMLAIQLTGWYILDPLIALAVSLFIFKAAYDLLRGSWGSIVDARLPDDEERLIRQVLTSYAGEFVQFHDLRTRRAGPDRHIDFHLVVPGYRPISQVHQLCDAIEDDIRRQLDGASVLIHTEPCRPGTSDCHVCRVHISLAGSAQKHRCEECHACAGRLEGVPPDTNGNG, encoded by the coding sequence TTGGACGAGAAAGTAAAGATTGCCAGGCTTTCGGTCATCTCAAATACCCTGCTCACCGGCGGCAAATTGGCTGTGGGTCTGGCCATGAATTCGGTAGCAGTTATTTCTGAAGCATTGCACTCAGGTCTTGACCTGACGGCGGCACTCATTGCCTATGCCTCGGTGCGGCAATCCTCCCGCCCGGCTGATGCCGAGCATAATTACGGTCACGGTAAGTTTGAGAATGTGGCTGCCATTATTGAAGCGCTGTTAATTGTTGCTGCCGGGATCATGATCGTGCTCCAGTCCATTCCCAAACTCCTGGGTGCCCGGGAGGTGCACCACCTGGGCCTTGGCATGGCGGTGATGGGGCTGTCGGCAGCCGTCAACCTGGTCATCTCCAGCCTTTTGATGCGTACCGCCAGGCGCACCGGTTCCCCGGCCCTGGAAGCCGATGCCTGGCACCTGCGTACCGATGTCTACACTTCGGCGGGAGTGTTTATGGCCATGCTGGCCATTCAACTGACCGGCTGGTATATCCTGGATCCCCTGATTGCCCTGGCCGTTTCCCTGTTTATTTTCAAAGCGGCTTATGATCTCCTGCGGGGCTCCTGGGGCAGCATTGTTGATGCCCGCCTTCCCGACGATGAAGAACGGTTAATCCGGCAGGTTCTCACCTCCTATGCCGGTGAATTTGTCCAGTTCCACGACCTGCGTACCCGCCGGGCGGGTCCGGATCGTCACATAGATTTTCACCTGGTGGTTCCCGGTTACCGTCCCATCTCCCAGGTGCACCAGCTCTGTGACGCCATCGAAGACGATATTCGCCGGCAGCTGGACGGTGCCAGTGTACTTATCCACACCGAGCCCTGCCGTCCGGGCACAAGCGACTGCCATGTCTGCCGGGTGCACATCTCCCTGGCAGGCTCCGCCCAAAAACACAGATGCGAGGAGTGTCACGCCTGCGCCGGGCGCCTGGAAGGAGTCCCCCCGGACACGAATGGGAATGGTTGA
- the secF gene encoding protein translocase subunit SecF: MHFIKLRKIWYAISIAVILPGLISLMLQGLNLGIDFTGGNLLEVRFTEPVPVEKVRQMVAAQGLEVSRGIQKSGTTDYIIRTRHLTQDESDRLIAALSKLGKSTVLRNESVGPTIGRELTTKAILALLIASVLMVIYITIRFEFKQGIAAIIALLHDTLVVTGIFSLFRIEVDSAFVAALLTIIGYSINDTIVIFDRIRENMLTRKKGESLEDVVNASLWQTLTRSINTVLTVVFVLVALYFLGGSTIRNFVLAMLIGVVSGAYSSICNASPLWVDFKLMEKRAKAKEARA; this comes from the coding sequence ATGCATTTCATTAAGCTGCGGAAAATCTGGTATGCCATATCCATTGCGGTTATTCTGCCCGGATTGATCTCCCTTATGCTTCAGGGGTTGAATCTTGGCATTGATTTCACCGGTGGCAACTTGCTGGAGGTCCGTTTTACCGAACCGGTACCGGTGGAAAAGGTGCGGCAGATGGTGGCCGCCCAGGGCCTGGAGGTCAGCCGGGGCATTCAAAAAAGCGGCACCACCGATTACATTATCCGCACCCGGCATTTAACGCAGGATGAGTCGGACAGGCTGATCGCGGCTCTTTCTAAGCTGGGCAAAAGTACCGTGTTGCGCAACGAGTCGGTGGGTCCCACCATCGGCCGGGAGCTGACCACCAAGGCCATCCTGGCCCTGTTGATAGCTTCGGTGCTGATGGTTATTTACATCACCATTCGTTTTGAGTTCAAGCAGGGAATTGCGGCCATTATTGCGCTTCTGCATGATACCCTGGTCGTTACGGGTATCTTCTCCCTGTTCCGGATTGAGGTGGACAGCGCCTTTGTGGCGGCCCTTTTAACCATTATCGGTTACTCCATAAACGACACCATTGTCATTTTCGACCGCATCCGGGAGAACATGCTGACCCGCAAAAAAGGGGAAAGCCTGGAAGATGTGGTCAACGCCAGCCTGTGGCAAACCCTGACCCGGTCCATCAACACGGTGCTGACCGTGGTTTTTGTGCTGGTGGCCCTTTATTTCCTGGGCGGTAGCACCATCCGCAACTTTGTCCTGGCCATGCTCATCGGTGTGGTCAGCGGTGCTTATTCCTCCATCTGCAACGCCAGCCCCCTGTGGGTGGATTTCAAGCTTATGGAAAAGCGGGCCAAAGCAAAAGAAGCCAGGGCTTAG
- the sigI gene encoding RNA polymerase sigma-I factor, with the protein MEDLEHLLALARAGDGTAREKLLAECRPFIARVAAGLCRRHLEWGFDDELSIAFITFNEAIDRYEENRKVPFLAFARLMIKSRITDYLRKEARASAHMAGSLNSEQEDLSVPPLESSLAWQDYLSREAAREREEEIRDYTRMLAEFEISFSELVRCAPKHHDARRVLLDVSRRLAADGSLFQQLMKTKKLPLKELSLLTGVHRKTLERGRKYIIAMALLWHHCHEFLYLCYYLKASGKGD; encoded by the coding sequence GTGGAGGATTTAGAACACCTCCTCGCCCTGGCCAGGGCAGGGGACGGTACGGCCCGGGAAAAATTGCTGGCCGAATGCCGCCCCTTTATTGCCCGGGTCGCTGCCGGGCTTTGCCGCCGGCATCTGGAATGGGGTTTTGATGACGAATTGAGCATTGCCTTCATTACTTTTAATGAAGCCATTGATCGTTACGAAGAGAACCGGAAGGTACCCTTTTTAGCTTTTGCCCGGCTCATGATTAAGAGTCGTATCACGGATTACCTGCGCAAGGAAGCCAGGGCGTCCGCCCACATGGCCGGGTCACTGAACAGTGAACAGGAAGACCTGTCCGTACCCCCCCTTGAATCATCACTGGCCTGGCAGGATTACCTTTCCCGGGAGGCAGCCCGGGAAAGGGAAGAAGAGATCAGGGATTATACCAGGATGCTGGCCGAATTTGAGATCTCCTTTTCCGAACTGGTACGCTGTGCACCCAAGCATCACGATGCGCGGCGGGTTTTGCTGGATGTCTCCCGCCGCCTGGCTGCCGACGGTTCCCTTTTCCAACAGCTGATGAAAACAAAAAAACTACCCCTAAAAGAGCTTTCCCTGCTGACCGGTGTGCACCGCAAAACCCTGGAGCGGGGACGTAAATATATCATTGCCATGGCCCTTCTATGGCACCACTGCCATGAATTTTTATACCTTTGTTATTATCTTAAAGCCAGCGGTAAAGGAGATTGA
- a CDS encoding TraR/DksA C4-type zinc finger protein, translating to MVDAQQLAGIRRRLEEEKQRQLELIKGINEGGLATSMADSIGELSLYDNNPGDIGTEMFERSKDFALREDAKIKIRAIDEALARLDRGTYGTCDICGAAIDPERLEAIPYTTVCYRCRLQDEKRPVSSYRPIEEEIIKNLYQISFEKDMDGVMYDLEDSWQEVARYFEHAGQAEAGAYYGPNELAEEDRGYVEEVENIPYEIGDDGVIYENRRGYDDEGAPSERIDVGIEHSKKEEDSSPYG from the coding sequence ATGGTGGATGCACAACAACTGGCGGGGATACGCCGCCGCCTGGAAGAAGAAAAACAAAGACAGCTGGAGCTGATCAAAGGCATCAACGAGGGTGGCCTGGCCACTTCCATGGCCGATTCCATTGGTGAATTGTCCCTTTACGACAACAACCCGGGAGACATCGGCACGGAAATGTTTGAGCGCAGCAAGGATTTCGCCCTGCGGGAAGATGCCAAAATCAAGATTCGCGCCATTGATGAAGCGCTGGCCAGGCTTGACCGGGGCACATACGGCACCTGCGACATCTGCGGGGCGGCCATTGACCCGGAAAGGCTGGAGGCCATTCCCTACACTACCGTTTGTTATCGCTGCCGCCTGCAGGATGAAAAGCGTCCGGTCAGCTCCTACCGTCCCATAGAGGAGGAAATCATTAAGAACCTTTACCAGATCAGCTTTGAAAAAGATATGGACGGTGTTATGTATGATCTGGAAGATTCCTGGCAGGAGGTGGCACGCTATTTCGAGCATGCCGGGCAGGCTGAAGCCGGTGCTTATTACGGCCCCAACGAACTGGCCGAGGAGGACCGGGGATATGTGGAAGAGGTGGAGAACATCCCCTACGAGATAGGGGATGACGGTGTGATTTACGAGAACCGGCGCGGCTATGACGACGAAGGCGCACCCTCCGAACGCATCGATGTGGGCATCGAGCATAGCAAAAAAGAGGAGGACAGTTCCCCGTACGGCTAA
- a CDS encoding DUF5665 domain-containing protein, producing the protein MNERERRILEALRDKITELSINMEKMKLAEYVQLLEQPGRLLYVNFLSGLARGVGVAVGFALLGAILIMILQRLVMLNLPVIGGFIAEIVAIVQSRLGSPP; encoded by the coding sequence GTGAATGAAAGGGAAAGGCGCATTCTGGAGGCCCTGCGGGACAAAATCACCGAGCTGTCCATTAACATGGAAAAGATGAAACTGGCCGAGTATGTTCAGCTTTTAGAACAGCCCGGCCGGCTGCTCTACGTCAATTTTCTTTCCGGCCTGGCCCGGGGTGTAGGTGTAGCCGTGGGTTTTGCCCTGCTGGGGGCCATCCTGATTATGATATTGCAACGGCTGGTAATGCTCAATCTGCCGGTAATCGGGGGCTTCATCGCCGAGATTGTGGCCATTGTCCAGAGCCGCCTGGGTAGTCCCCCCTAA
- a CDS encoding SLC13 family permease: MAKTLEDISGRARSQTAARPSEAPKPLELQKEFKWDLKRTVFISLGLAMFFLLYFLPPLPVAVDPAGKEFALSRQGQLAIGLFLLAGIWWVFEVIPIGATALAIGIFQALFGIRPADVAFRDFMDPSVLFILGSLMVGLAFTKVGLTRRLAFKMLQVTGENTKMILLGVFVVTVILTLFMAHTAVAATMFPILMAILGLYGTREGETSRFGKALFIGMAFAAGAGSAITLLGAARGIVALGFYKQITGHEISFARYTEVMALYGFAMMFLIWLLMIIWFRPEKDRIAGLKEKVKELSAGLGPLTKQEIFVGVAVAVVVALLASQNFIPALKSLNKSAIMLTLGLLFFLTRVFTVEDLEKRIPWNIVLLFGGAMSIGFCLWQTGAAQWMAVHWLGMFKNAPWLIFVLAIFFLVMVMTNFIMNVAAIAITLPVALIIAKYLGVNPELILWTSLAAAALPFCLLVGAAPNAIAYESKQFSAGEFFVAGIPASIIALVLLAVFALTVWPLLGVPALVK, from the coding sequence ATGGCCAAAACTTTAGAAGATATCAGCGGGCGCGCCCGGTCCCAAACCGCCGCCAGACCTTCAGAGGCACCCAAACCACTGGAGTTGCAAAAAGAATTTAAGTGGGACTTGAAGCGCACCGTATTTATCTCCCTTGGCCTGGCGATGTTTTTCCTGCTCTACTTTTTACCCCCGCTGCCGGTAGCCGTGGACCCGGCGGGTAAAGAATTCGCCCTCTCCAGGCAAGGCCAGCTGGCCATCGGGCTGTTCCTTTTAGCCGGCATCTGGTGGGTATTCGAGGTTATTCCCATTGGAGCCACCGCCCTGGCCATCGGCATCTTCCAGGCCCTGTTCGGCATCCGGCCGGCCGACGTTGCCTTCAGGGATTTTATGGATCCTTCGGTCTTATTCATCCTCGGTTCTTTAATGGTCGGCCTGGCCTTTACCAAAGTGGGCCTGACCAGGCGGCTGGCTTTCAAGATGTTGCAGGTCACCGGCGAAAACACGAAGATGATTCTTTTGGGAGTTTTCGTGGTCACCGTTATCCTGACCCTTTTCATGGCCCATACGGCTGTGGCCGCCACCATGTTCCCCATTTTGATGGCCATCCTGGGACTGTACGGCACCAGAGAAGGAGAAACCAGCCGGTTCGGCAAGGCCCTGTTCATCGGCATGGCTTTTGCCGCCGGCGCCGGAAGCGCCATTACACTGCTCGGTGCGGCCCGGGGCATCGTGGCCCTGGGATTCTACAAGCAGATTACCGGTCATGAAATCAGCTTTGCCCGATATACCGAGGTTATGGCCCTTTACGGCTTCGCCATGATGTTCTTAATCTGGCTTTTGATGATCATCTGGTTCAGGCCGGAAAAGGACCGCATTGCCGGTCTAAAGGAAAAGGTGAAGGAGCTTTCCGCCGGCCTTGGCCCCCTGACCAAACAGGAAATCTTTGTGGGTGTAGCCGTGGCGGTAGTGGTGGCTCTCCTGGCTTCGCAAAACTTCATCCCGGCGCTGAAAAGCCTGAACAAGAGCGCCATCATGCTCACCCTGGGCTTGTTGTTCTTCCTGACCCGGGTATTTACGGTGGAGGATCTGGAAAAGCGGATTCCCTGGAATATAGTCCTTTTATTCGGCGGGGCCATGTCCATCGGCTTCTGCCTGTGGCAGACCGGAGCTGCTCAGTGGATGGCGGTACACTGGCTGGGCATGTTTAAAAATGCTCCCTGGTTGATCTTCGTGCTGGCCATATTCTTCCTGGTGATGGTCATGACCAACTTCATCATGAACGTGGCCGCCATCGCCATCACCCTGCCCGTAGCCCTGATCATTGCCAAATACCTGGGGGTCAACCCGGAACTGATCCTGTGGACCTCCCTGGCCGCGGCGGCACTTCCCTTCTGCCTGCTGGTGGGGGCAGCACCCAACGCCATCGCCTACGAATCCAAACAGTTCTCTGCCGGTGAGTTCTTCGTTGCCGGCATCCCGGCCAGTATTATCGCCCTTGTCCTGCTGGCCGTCTTTGCCCTGACCGTTTGGCCGCTCCTGGGTGTGCCGGCACTGGTAAAATAA
- a CDS encoding SLC13 family permease has product MSEQTQVIFATAVFLLTYAVIVSEKIHRAVAALVGAAILALTGILNPEEAAHAIDFNTIGLLVGMMIIVGITRQTGVFEYLAVKAARQARGEPLRIMAALSLVTAVLSAFLDNVTTVLLIVPVTFAIAGQLQISPIPFLIAEIIASNIGGTATLIGDPPNIMIGSQTHLGFMDFVINLTPVVAVVYILTIFFLRLIYRRQLMARPELQEKIMLLNERDEIKDPVLLKKCLVVLFLTIMGFVLHQYLHLESSVIALSGASLLLLITREDPEHALHAVEWPVIFFFVGLFVVVGALEKVGVIEAVARFSLEITQGQLVPAAMLILWISALASAFVDNIPFVATMIPLIHDMGRLGGMTNLDLLWWALSLGACLGGNGTIIGASANVVVIGMAEKRGQPISFLGFMKVAFPLMIMSIVISTAYLLFWYHYHGPVSLVGTLAAAAVLGLVTVLLNNVLFRPQDRSATKVLSKYNEA; this is encoded by the coding sequence TTGTCCGAACAAACCCAGGTAATCTTTGCTACGGCTGTTTTTTTGCTCACCTACGCTGTGATTGTTTCCGAAAAAATCCACCGGGCGGTAGCCGCCCTGGTGGGAGCAGCAATACTGGCCCTCACCGGAATTTTGAACCCCGAAGAAGCGGCCCACGCCATTGACTTTAACACCATCGGCCTTCTGGTGGGCATGATGATCATCGTGGGCATCACCCGCCAGACGGGAGTCTTTGAATACCTGGCCGTCAAGGCGGCCCGCCAGGCCAGGGGCGAACCCCTGCGCATCATGGCCGCCCTTTCCCTGGTGACGGCAGTCCTCTCGGCTTTTCTGGACAACGTGACCACGGTGCTGCTGATTGTCCCGGTTACCTTTGCCATCGCCGGCCAGCTGCAAATCAGCCCCATACCCTTCCTCATTGCCGAAATCATTGCATCCAACATCGGGGGCACGGCCACACTGATCGGCGACCCGCCCAATATCATGATCGGCAGCCAGACCCACCTGGGATTCATGGATTTCGTAATCAACCTGACTCCGGTTGTGGCAGTTGTTTATATCTTAACAATTTTCTTCCTGCGCCTTATATACCGTCGCCAGCTGATGGCCCGCCCGGAACTTCAGGAAAAAATTATGCTCTTGAATGAAAGGGATGAAATCAAGGATCCCGTCCTGTTGAAAAAGTGCCTGGTGGTGCTTTTTCTAACCATAATGGGATTTGTCCTGCACCAGTACCTGCACCTGGAATCCAGTGTCATCGCCCTTTCCGGAGCCAGCCTGCTGTTGCTGATCACCCGGGAAGACCCGGAACACGCCCTGCACGCGGTGGAATGGCCGGTAATCTTTTTCTTTGTCGGCCTCTTCGTAGTGGTGGGAGCGCTGGAAAAGGTGGGGGTCATCGAGGCGGTAGCCCGCTTCTCCCTGGAAATCACCCAGGGGCAGCTGGTGCCGGCGGCCATGCTCATCCTGTGGATTTCAGCCCTGGCCTCGGCTTTTGTGGACAACATCCCCTTCGTGGCTACCATGATCCCCCTCATTCATGACATGGGGCGCCTGGGCGGGATGACAAACCTGGACCTGCTCTGGTGGGCGTTGTCGCTGGGTGCCTGCCTGGGGGGTAACGGTACCATCATCGGCGCATCAGCCAACGTCGTGGTTATCGGCATGGCGGAGAAGAGGGGGCAGCCCATCTCCTTCCTCGGTTTTATGAAGGTGGCTTTTCCGCTAATGATCATGTCCATCGTAATATCCACGGCCTACCTCCTTTTCTGGTACCACTACCACGGGCCGGTATCCCTGGTGGGAACCCTGGCGGCGGCAGCCGTACTGGGGCTGGTGACCGTTCTGTTGAACAACGTGCTCTTCCGCCCGCAAGACCGGTCCGCAACCAAGGTGCTGTCCAAGTACAACGAGGCCTAG